The Dehalococcoidales bacterium genomic sequence AGCAGGGAAGAGCTACGGAAGAGCTAGCCAGACTATTAACAAGCCCAATGTGGTCACCGTTCTCTTTGGCCCGGGCTAATCTCGGATGGTTATCACTACCTTTCCTTTGGCATGTCCCTTTTCGGCGTACCTGTGGGCTTCGGCAGTTTGCTCCAAAGGATAACGCCTATCGATAACCGTCCTCATCTTACCGGCCTCAATAACACCTGTCAGGAAGTCGAGGTGTTCTGTGCTGAATGGCGGCAAGGTGAATATGGCTTTCTTGCTGCCTATCTTTGAAGTCCATAGCATCTGCAGAAGTAGTGGAACTGTAGCCACAGTGTTAAGATAGATTCCTTTCTGATTCAGCGAGCCTTTACATTGTGAGAATGACCTCTTACCCACCGCGTCGAAAATGATGTCATAGGTCTGACCACTACTTGTGAAGTCCTCTTTTGTATAGTCAATTACCTTATCGGCTCCCAGAGATTGCACCAATTCCAGGTTCGTAGTACTGCACACGCCGGTGACTTCAGTCCCGAAGTGTTTGGCAAGTTGTATCGCAAACGTGCCTACTCCACCAGAAGCTCCATTAATGAGGACTTTCTGTCCGCTCTGAATATGCCCATAGTCTCTGAGGAATCGCAGTGCACTCGCAGCGCCAAAAGGAACCGCGCCGGCTTCCTCAAAGGTCATGTTGGACGGCTTCATGGCTACTTTGTCTTCGGGTACACACGCATATTCTGCGTAAGCACCATAGGGGCCTCCGCCATAGACCTGGTCGCCCTTCTTGAATGATCCGACATTCTTCCCCACTGCGTCGACTTCCCCGGCCAGCTCAATCCCCAATATGCTGTTCTTGGGCTTCAGCAGCCCCGTCATGAATCGGGCAATGAGCGTTGTACCTTGGCGAAATCTGAAGTCCATCGGAGTTACGGTTGTGGCGTACACCTTGATAAGTACTTCATTGTCCTTGGGTGCAGGTTTTTCTACCTCTTTCAGTTCGAGAACTTCAGGTGGCCCATACTTCGTGTATACAATCGCTTTCATAGGTATTCCTCTTCCTTTCTGGTTTAGCGTACTGATTC encodes the following:
- a CDS encoding NAD(P)-dependent alcohol dehydrogenase; protein product: MKAIVYTKYGPPEVLELKEVEKPAPKDNEVLIKVYATTVTPMDFRFRQGTTLIARFMTGLLKPKNSILGIELAGEVDAVGKNVGSFKKGDQVYGGGPYGAYAEYACVPEDKVAMKPSNMTFEEAGAVPFGAASALRFLRDYGHIQSGQKVLINGASGGVGTFAIQLAKHFGTEVTGVCSTTNLELVQSLGADKVIDYTKEDFTSSGQTYDIIFDAVGKRSFSQCKGSLNQKGIYLNTVATVPLLLQMLWTSKIGSKKAIFTLPPFSTEHLDFLTGVIEAGKMRTVIDRRYPLEQTAEAHRYAEKGHAKGKVVITIRD